The sequence CGAGGTCGTTCGCGTGCCAGCCATGCCTGCCATCGAAGTCAAAGAACTCTCGAAGTCGTATCCTGCGGCGGAGCGTCCTGTTCCCGGCACCTGGCTGGCGGCGCGGCGCTCGGCGGAGCGCGTCGAGGCACTGCGGCAGGTCTCGCTCACCATTGAGCCGGGCGAGATCGTGGGTCTGGTCGGCAAGAACGGCAGCGGCAAGTCCACGCTGCTGCGGGTGCTGGCCACGCTCGACCTGCCCGACTCCGGCGAGGTCTCCGTGTGCGGGCTGGACGTGGTGGAGCACGCCGCGGCGGTGCGGCGGAAGATCGGCGTCGTGTTGCCGCTGGATGCGGGCTTCGAGCCGCGGGCCACGCTGCGCGAGAACCTGAAGTTTTTCGCCACGCTCACCGGCCGCTACATCGGTCCGCCGGACATCTACTACGCGCTCGATGCGGTCGGCCTGGCCGAGCGGGCCGACGACATCTACGCGTCGCTGGGCAGCGGGCAGCGGCGCAGGATGTCGCTGGCGCGGGCCTTCCTCAACGATCCGCGCGTGCTGCTGCTCGACGAGCCCACCCGCAGCGTGGACGCCGAGTTCGCCGGGCGCATCGCCGACCTCATCCGCCAGACCGCGCACTCCAGCGGCGCGGCGGTGCTGCTGGTCTCGCACAATCCGGAGGAGATCCGCAACCTCTGCGACCGCTCGCTGCTGCTGGACCAGGGCCGCCTGCTGCACGCCACGCCTCCGCGCAAGCCGACCATCGCCGTGCACACGGCGGTGGGAAGGTAAGCTTCCGTGCCGCGGATGCTCGACGTGGCGCAAGCTTTTTCACGACGCGAATCCCACGCGCGTCCCTCACCCTTCTATGCCCTGACGCGCTACATGCTCGAGGCGGCGCTGTTCGTGGGCGCTCTCTGGCAGCTCTCCGCATTGTGGCAGCGGCCGGTGGCCGGCATGGCCAGCTACTTCGCGTACGCCGCTCCCGCCCTGGTGCTGGTGTTGGCGACCGCGGGCGCTGCCGCCGCAACCGCGTTTGCGGTGGCACGTGCCCGTTCGACGGGCGACCTTGAGGCTTACGTGGTGACGCCCGCACCCACGGCCGGCATCGTGCTGGGGCTGGGTGCGTATCCCGCGGCCGGCATGCTGCTGCGCGCCGTGTTCGCCTACTGCTGGATGGCGCTGGCCGGCGTCGTGCCCATGGGATGGGAGATCCTGGCCACGGTGCTCAGCGTGGCGCTGGGCTTCGCCATGGTGCCGCCGCTCGGGCTGCTGTGCGCCGCGGCAGCCGTGGCCGGCCGCCGCGTGCTGGCCGCGGCCATGATGCTGCTGGGCGCAGCCGTCGTGCTCAGCGGCGCGCTCTTCCCGCTGGCAACACTGCCGGAGGGTTTGCGCGACGCGTCGCTGCTCTCGCCGTTCCGCTTCCTGGTCGATGCCGTGCGCCTGTGCTACAGCGGTGCGCCTCCGGCGTCGTTGCTGGAAGTGTGGACCAATCTGCTACTCTGGCAGGCGGTCCTGCTACCGCTGGGCTGGTTCGCGCTGGAAGCGGCGTTCACCAGCGCACGACGGCAGGGACGGCTGCGACAAGCGTGAAAGCTAGTTTCGCGTTTCGCGTTTCACGTTTCGCGAAAAGACCAAAATCGCTTTAGTCACCTCGAGCTCGCAATGTAGGCCTTGGCTTCTTGGAGTTCCTCGCAGTCCGGCACCGTGCGATCTTGGGCTGCGGCGGCCGAATACCACTGCAACGCCATCGCAGGATTCGCGGTTACTCCCAATCCCCGTGAGTAGATGCGAGCGAGTTCTACCTGTGCCAGAAATTCTCCCGCCTTGGCTGCTGCGTCATAGAGCCGAATGGCCTCGTTCATATCTCTTGGAATCCCTAGGCCACGAACATACATCCGAGCCAGCCCCGTCATGGCGCGAGAGGCACCCTGTTCAGCAGCGGCCCTTAGCAGTCGATATGCCTCGGCATAATCGGCCTCCACCTCGATGCCATCCAGGTAACAGATTCCCAGTACGGATTGAGCCACGACATTGCCTGATTCTGCCTGACGACGAAGGTGCGAAATGTTCATCTAATTGGGCCTCCGGTTCTTAGGCGTCTTGGCTCTAGATGTTTGAGCCCTTCCCATTGGTCTTCCCCAGAACCGTTCAGGTAATTGAGTTTCGAAGTCCGGTTTGCGGCTGCGTCGAGCGGTACGTGGCCTCGTCGATGGCGGTTGCACCGAGCTTGTGGAGTACCAAAAACACCGGCTGGCGTTGTCGTAAGTGTAGGTGAAGCTGGTGGCGCGGCCCAAGGCGTCGGTGATCGAGAGCAGGTTGCTCTCGGTGTCGTAGGCGTAGCTGGTCACACCTGGGCTCGGGGTTTGGGCGTCGGTCACGGAGGTCAGCCGTCGGCGTCGTCATAAGCATACGGGGAGACGACCTGAACTCAAAGGATCAGGGTGTCTCTCCGGCCGGTCCGAGAAAGACCAGAAGACAAATGAAAGCTAAGGTTGTCCCGAGAAGGACCAGACGTGTTACCCGGCTCGACCATCGCCTTGAACCCAGCCTGAAAACGACGAAGCTGATTGCGGCCAGGAACGCCGCATGAAAGGCAGCAGTGAGCACTGACACAAGCAAGTAGGCCGAGTCGGCATTTCCAAGAACCTGTTGCACAATAGTCCACGACCACAGCCAGATTACGACGTAGAAGAGAGTCGGTCGCCCAAGCTGAAAATGTGATACGGCAAGCGACGTCAGCGCAGCCGTGGTGGCAGCGGCCAGTAACAGATGCTTATTGGATGTAGTCGCACCAATCATGACTATCCTCTCTACGAGAGCTTAACGGTGACCACCACCTGTAGGCCCGCTGGGAGGCACGAAACTGTATCCCGGCGCATTTGCCGACCCCGGGAAAACTGGGGGCGTCATGTTCGCATTTCGCAGGGCGTTAGCAACCCAAAAGTTGCTGTTTGTAGAGGCTGCCCAATAGTTGGCTCCACAGGAGGGGCATTGCAGGTCGCTCAAGGCCTGTTGGATGAGCATTCTTTCCTTACATGGCGTCGCATCTCGAACGTCGGAACATGTTCCGCCAACGTCAGTCGGGTCGTCGACCAAAGGGCGTGCGCCATTGGGAAGCGGTGAATCATCCGCATGCTCTCGGTGGAGGCCATAGGTGTGCGATCCGCGGCTATTGGTCACTCGAATGTAGCAATGATTCTTACCCGTAAGCTTTCCAACGGAACCCCTCAGGAGCCGACAGCACACTTGGGTGCGCAGTCCGTCCGGATCCGTGAACATCGTGGGTGCGTTCAAGACGTAGGCATAGAAATTGATTCCGCCATTGAACCCTATGGGATCCTCAGTAAGGAACCGGGCAATCAGGGAAT is a genomic window of Terriglobales bacterium containing:
- a CDS encoding tetratricopeptide repeat protein, with the protein product MNISHLRRQAESGNVVAQSVLGICYLDGIEVEADYAEAYRLLRAAAEQGASRAMTGLARMYVRGLGIPRDMNEAIRLYDAAAKAGEFLAQVELARIYSRGLGVTANPAMALQWYSAAAAQDRTVPDCEELQEAKAYIASSR
- a CDS encoding ABC transporter ATP-binding protein, whose amino-acid sequence is MPAIEVKELSKSYPAAERPVPGTWLAARRSAERVEALRQVSLTIEPGEIVGLVGKNGSGKSTLLRVLATLDLPDSGEVSVCGLDVVEHAAAVRRKIGVVLPLDAGFEPRATLRENLKFFATLTGRYIGPPDIYYALDAVGLAERADDIYASLGSGQRRRMSLARAFLNDPRVLLLDEPTRSVDAEFAGRIADLIRQTAHSSGAAVLLVSHNPEEIRNLCDRSLLLDQGRLLHATPPRKPTIAVHTAVGR
- a CDS encoding ABC transporter permease; translated protein: MAQAFSRRESHARPSPFYALTRYMLEAALFVGALWQLSALWQRPVAGMASYFAYAAPALVLVLATAGAAAATAFAVARARSTGDLEAYVVTPAPTAGIVLGLGAYPAAGMLLRAVFAYCWMALAGVVPMGWEILATVLSVALGFAMVPPLGLLCAAAAVAGRRVLAAAMMLLGAAVVLSGALFPLATLPEGLRDASLLSPFRFLVDAVRLCYSGAPPASLLEVWTNLLLWQAVLLPLGWFALEAAFTSARRQGRLRQA